CATCATCAAGCAATAATTTTTATCTGCATGTCATGAGTAAgaatacagacacacagaaaggTGAGGTGATGTTCCACAGAATTGAAGGCTCCCTCCCCTATACCAGCCCACCTGTCCTACTGCTAGAAAAGTTATCAAAGCACAAGAAATTCAGAGCCTGTTACAGGCTGGCAGGGGTGAGGGGATGATACCAGATTTTGATGGCAATCCATGGTCTTTAGAACTGAAGGGCTAAAACAGAAGCCTGCAGGACCTCAAGATGCCAAGATAGGAAGTCTTCCACTGGAGGACCAGGATGGGAAGCGGGGCTCGGGGTAAGAGTGGCAGAAGCATCAGAGAAACAATACAAAGACAACACAGAGGGGCACCAGGATGCTCTCCAGAGAAAGCTGGTTTCTTTGTCTTAAGACCTCCACCGCCTTCCCTAGGCAGGGCAGTGGGTGAAGCGTCAGGGGACACTGGGCCAGACACATGGGTGGTGGAGCTAGCAGGGGGCCGTTCCTCACCCCACACCGCTCTCTGCATGGCTTTACTGCTGCTCTGCGTGGACATGAGCCTGCAGGGGGTTTCCCTCCCACAGAGGCAGACCAGCCAGGCTCTCTACCACGTCCTTCCGGATGGGCCAGCCCCAGGCCTTGAAGAACGGAGCCAGATTCCTCTGCACTTTCTCAGAGAACTTCTTTGCCCACAGGTTCATCCTGCCGGCGTTGTCCTTGGGGGTGCTGGAGAGGGCCTGGTACTCGGCAAAGAGCTGGGTGAAGGGCTCCCACCCGAAGGCCTcctggagctggggagggggagaaggggcaggaggAAGTGTCAGGTGTGCAAAATCAGCGGCCACATTTCACTTACGGCGATGACTGCCCCTTGACCACCCATtaccgttgctctgttgcttgtcCTTGTCTCCCCACCCGACCCCTGCCCAGAAATACGGTCCCACTGGCTCATTCCCCCTCTTGGCCACAAAAACCTAGGCCACCTGAATCTAGCAGCAGATTTCATGAGAACCTAATATCTGAAAGGAGGTAACTACTCAATAAATGACAGTCACTGTTGTTATTATCTTTGATTAGTCTAATACCAAATGCCTCTATGTTCTTCTAGGTATGTGACAGGTGTGAGTCCGAGGGAGACAAGAAGCCCTCATGTCGTACATATTTGGGATGacgggggagaagagggaaacagAGCTGAGTTTGACAGGAACTGGACAAGATGTTCAGGCAAGTTTGAGCCGCAGGACAGAATCATAGGGGCGGGCACAAAAACCCGGAACAGCAAGGATGCTTATGGCAGGAAGCAGCTTGGTACACTGGACATTAACAATGGAGATGAGGACACTGGGAGATGGAGCCAGAGGTGCCGATGACAGTCTGATGACAGGGTGCTGGTGACACTGCTAACAAGCTCCAACTTTGTCCCGTATGGAAAAGAGAGCACGCGGAGAGTGTTAAACGTGGACTGTGGAGACTGGTTTGGAAGATGGGCTGTCGGGGTCAAGACAAGAGGCTGGAATGATGTAGGAAGCCGCTGGAATAGATGAAGGAGAAGAATGGGGACCCGAGCCAAGGTCACAGCGGGAGGAATGAGGGGGCAGAAGGAGTGGTCGTTTGCCTGTCCTGAGGCCAAGGCTCAGGGTCTGATATGACAAGTGTTTCCATAGCCTCTGCAAAGTGATATTCAGGGCTCCACGGTgagtggggaagaggggacagCAGAATTAGGGCTTTAACTGTCCATCTCAGTGACCACCCCCTACCATTTCAGGTCTGTGTCTTTGTAGACCCTCGGACTGACTCTATAAGAATACGGAGTTGATATGATGCAAAGTTGTCATCAGAAAATGAGTGAAAGAAAATGATCAAAAAGAGGGGCTCATCATTAACTTCTGATTTTAGGGTCTGGTCTATTTCAGCTTGGTACCTGTAGATACGTTTCCAGAGCTACCCATACGCTCCATTTCTCCAGACGGGCTCCTGTCCCCAAGTGCTCCTGGATTCTCTTCTCTCGGTTTGGAGGGCTCAGAGCAGGGTGGGCCTGCGCCCTGGGGATGCCCAGGACCGTTTCGTGCACATAGACTGACCAGAGGTTGCAGGTGGCCTCGGTGGTGTGCGGGGGGAACTCCCAGCCACACCGCTGCTGGTTGTGGCCCAGCTCGTGGATGGGGCCCCACAGACCTTTGCTTCTCATGTGGGTCTCGCTGATGAGCTCCTCTACTGACTCCAGGTGGCACATGACGGGGTACCCTGAATGCATCCAACCTGGGAACCCAGCAGGAGGAGATGAGGTGGAGGGGGCACCCAAACCCGTCTCCCTTCACCCCCTCCACTGTGCAGCTTTCCCTCACCGTCCGGAACCtcatggtcacaggaaagcagatGCGTTTCGGACTGGGTCGGAAACTGgagcccttccccctcccagcctctcaccctGCAGCCACACCCTCCTCCTCACTCTGGTCCCAAGACTATGGACACACATCACATGCATTCTCGCTCTAATTcagtgcttcctctgtgtgcctgcGAGGCTGTGATGTAATTATATCCTGTGTCTGAATTTGAAATCCTCGAGGCTAGAAGAACATCATCTCTGTACTGCAGACGTATACCCTTTAACAGAGAGAAgcgcgtctttttttttttaaggataagaaaactgaggtccagaggagGATTTTCCACGATGGAACcagcttttgttattttttctttaggtttCCTTCTTAAATCACTCAGTACTTGACGTAAACCTCTTCACGATCTCTTTTCATTGCCAAAGCGGACTTACACTGGAAGGAAATCTCTCTCTTTTAGCCTCTCCCTGAACCACCCTCCGAGTCATCTGAGAGCTCCTAGTACCATTGTTTTCTGAGATTGTTCCACCACCCCTGTGAACCCTCACCTTGTCGGTGTAAAGGGTTTACCTTCTCATGTGTAAACATATTTGCATCCCATCAAGATCCATATCTTGTATGTCTTTACCTTTGTTGGTACATTTATGCCTTACCCATATTGGACATTAAAAAGAGGCAAAATAGTAACAAGTATCCACTGACGGGAGCCCTTCCTTCCCGCGAGCACGCACCTGCCGAGATCTGCACGTCAGCAACGATCCTCTCAGGccggaggaaggggaagggctgGGCCGCCAGCCTGGCGACGGCCCTCATGATCTCATCCCACAGGCGGAGCACGGGCTCGGGGTCCTCCAGGGCCCGGAGGCTTGTGGTTGGCACCGTCAGGATGATGTTGTCCGTTGCCAGCTCTCCCCAGGGAGCTGGGCTGTCATGGATACGGCTCCTCCACTCCTCCAGGGATGTCTTACCTGGAACAAATATGGGGGATCTGTCAGCCACTTCCCCAACTTCCCTTGAGTTGAAACACACAACTTGAATTCCAGGAGGAGGACCCTGAAATAATGAGGTATTGTCATGCGGGTCTCCATGCTATGAAGTGAAGGACAGGCCTCCAGACCCTTCGGACCTACCCTGAAGTCTCTGCAGACAGAGAGTGGTGTTCAGTTTCCCCTGCCTCCACTTCAGCCTCCCTCCTTCTGTCCATCCATCCTCACACTCTCCTCCTTAGCAACCAGCCCCTAGCTACCATGGCATCCTCGGCACCCCCTGTTCCCTTGAGGTTCAGTCTGCTTACCCAGCTTGTAGTACGGGGCAGGTATAGCCCTCTTAATGGTGATGGACACGGGTCCCAGTTTACTGCCTCTGGGCACGATGACATAGAGAAGCCCACCCCAGAGGCAGGGCACAGACTGTGTGGTGCTGTCCATGCAGCACTGGTGAGTCACCACGGGGGCCCGGGACAGCTTCTTGGCCGTGGTCAGGTCATCTGTGTGGCAGCCAATCTGCACCTGGAGAGGTGATGCGACCATGTGCGGGAGGAGCTAAGTCCCGGCGGTGTGTGAGGGGGCTGTGTGTGGTGCTGTGTGGACGAAGGGTATTAGAAAACTCCAGGGGCTCCAAGATGGCGGCCGAGTAGGTGGGAGTTACACAACCCTCCTCTCAGGACCGAACCAGAATTACAACTAGTTATAGAGCAGTCAGCCTGAATGCCTACGTAAACACTAACTGAACAGAAGCCATATGAATAAGGATTTACAGGAAAGTCCCCATGGAGACTGGGAGGAAGGGCGGAGAGGCGAGAAGGGCTGGTCCCACCCCCTTGAGCAGGGGCTGACAGTCCCCAAGGCTATCTCTGCTGCCAAGGTCCCCCTGTAAATTCACAGGCTTAGGTCTGAGTACTGTATCTGAGGCCCCCTGTGACACCTGGCAAGCCTGTAGAACAGGCAGGACACTCCCTTCCCGGGCTGGGTAGCCCTGCCATGTGCTGGGGGAGAGTGCAGCAGCCCTGAGGTTTGGGAATGTGGGCAGCGGGCCTTCGGGCCTCACCTTCAGGCCCATGCTGGCCACACCTTCAGACAGTGAGACTTCTGCAGTTTGTCCGTTTGGGACGTAGAGCCCCGTGCTCACCCAGGACTCGTTGCTGCCTGAGAAAAGCACAGGAAAGCTGAGTTCTTCCCCAGCCAGGAGCCTCTCAGCCCTTCCCACAGGCACAGCCCCTCCCCTGCAGACCTTAACTCATCCGAACTTCTTGCTCTTACCCCTTCTAAACCCGAGCAGAATCCGACGCCCTCTTTCAAAAGTAGCCGAGAGAATGGAGCTGCCTGTTTGGGCTTCCCCAGCCTCCCCAGGTCCTACAGCGCTCCCAGCGCAGCCCTTGCTCCATACCTGGGTTGTTTCCGGGGATGTCCACGGTGATGGGGTGTtctgaggggtccaggctggAGGGGCAGGCCCTGCAACCCAGCCCCTGAAGCAGCTTGGAGCAGTCCGTCCCAGAGTGTGCCAGCTCTGTGGCCAGGCTGAGCACTGTCGCCTCACAGGAGTCACTGGCCACCGGGTTTTCCCGGCTCACAGCTGGGAGGCCGACCAACCGCAGCATCTTCCTTATGAGTCGGTGCATGGACAGGTACGCAGGGACCCCCGCTGCAGGAATCTGCAGGAAGGCGGCCCCATCGACTCGCAGCCTTGCCAGCCAGCCCTTTTCCAAATTCCCAGCCCCCGGGTGCAGGACAGCCTGGAATTCCGACAGCGCCTTGCGGAAGTGGTAGCTCAGCATCTGGGGCGTGGGGGCGGGGAAACAGCCTGGCTGGAGAGTCCTAGGTAGGATGCTGAGGCCAAAGCCATTGAGGATGACATTACCAGGGAAACCAGCCAACGCCTGACGGCCCGGGTTCTGGGATGCCCACCACCAGGCCTGGCCACCGATCAGCAAGCCGCCTCCCTCAGCCACAAACTCCTGCAGCTGCTGCGCCTGCGTGTCACTGTAAGCCCCACAGCAGTAGACAGTCACACTGTCTGTCAGACGTGGCTCCAGACTGCAGTCCAGGCCGTGCTCCGACAGGAGGGTACACAGGTTTTTTAGACTTGTGTTCACACCCACTTTGCCCGTCCGGCCTCTGGCCAACCAGCGCACAGCATTGAGCAAGACAGGCCCCATCTTGGGAGCACAGAGCATGCCCTCGTGGGCAGCCAGGACCACCCGGCCCTGGCCATAGCGGGCGGCGGCCAGGAAGCAGCCCAGTGAGGCATCTAACCCCAGAGGGAAGGCCAGGGCCCCATGCACCAGCAGCTGCGAGGGGACGCCTCCCGTCTTGATATCCAGCTCTGTGAGCCCTTGCAGGAGCTCGTCCTGGTCCTGTCTGAGGTCCTCTCCACACCTGGAAAGTGACAGGGGGGACAAAAGGGCAACAGTCTGACAATGAACCACTGAAATGAGCTCACTGAATAGAGATCTCTGTGTGGGGACAAAGATGACATAGTTCAGGCCAGTCTCCTCTTTCTTACTGGTAACATTTAGGATTTTAGGAGGTAACACCGTTTACTTTTCTTTATGTCTAAGACATACTTTTTCACCTTCTTAACAATCGATGATATATGATTGTGGAATTGGCATTGTTGGCTCTTTCATGGCCTCCTCAAAGCATTCTTAGCAGATCTGCTTCTGTTCCCTGGGCCGACTTTTCCTCCAGGTGTGGCCGATTCTGTTGTCTTTCCAGACTAAATTTCTGTCTCCCTTATATTTCCCATTCAAAATCATTACAGCATTTGTATGTGGATTTTCTTCACAACGGGCATGGACGGATCCTTTGCGTGTCCTGACGCAGTGTGGGTGAATTCTCTGCGATGCTCTGGGTCCCCCAGGATCAGTCAGATTCTGTACACACGTCCGCCCACCTTCTCCCGTCATACTGAGGTCTGTGTATTGATTGCCTCCTTTCACTTTCTTATCCCCAGAAGTTCAGAGCACTAACTGAATGGCAGAGACCTGCCAGGGCCTACGAAGGTCCTTGCTGGGGACTGGTCCCTCCCCTCACTGGGGACATAAAGCTTAGGTGTCTTCCACCCGACCAATGGTGGAACACACTTGAGGGGTTCGACCCACCCCCGTGCCTGGAAGAGGGAAACTCAGCATCCGTTGGGCCTCCGCCCAATCCTCACGTCATGTTGCTGCTCTTACACTTGAGGgttgtagcttctttttttttttttttttttttttacagagacagagagagagtcagagagaaggataaacagggacagacagacaggaatggagagatgagaagcatcaatcattagtttttcgttgcgtattgcgacaccttagttgttcactgattgctttctcatatgtgccttgaccgggggccttcagcagaccgagtaaccccttgctcgagccaccgacctttggtccaagctggtgagcttttgctcaaaccagatgagcccacgctcaagctggcgacctcggggtctcgaacctgggtccttggcatcccagtccgatgctctatccactgtgccaccacctggtcaggcgggttgTTGCTTCTTAAGTGTCCACTCATCCACTTTGTTCCTTCTCCTACAGCGTGAGGAAGTGATGACGATTGTTCTTGGATTTGTGGTTTCAAGTTTTTTCTTTCAGTCGCACATCTGGGTGAGGGTGGTGTCGGCAGCTGCTGTGTGCCCAGTTGCACATCAGCTGCCGTCTCTCCCCTGGCCAGTGCTTGGTGGTGTAGGCTTCGGCACCAGAAGCTCCAATTTCAGCTGCTTGCTTGTCATTTTTCACTCGTTCGGTCAGATTTGGTGGAGAGGGTGAGTCCGGGATCTGAGCTTCGTTTCCCACAATCTTCACCTGGAAAGTCTACAATTGTGGATCTTGAATATGAAAACAGGACTGTGCTGCTTACAGGCTGGGAGTCCTTAAACAAAGACCTTGACCTCCAGGGGACTGCAGTGAGAAGCAAATGAGGTAACACAGAATCTTCACGAGATCATAAGCCTAGGCTGCTAGCATTCATTTCCTTCTATATAAGCACCTCCTGTTAGGTTCTGGCcttgtaggtaggtaggtaggtaggtaaggGTAATAAGCTCTTGACCtaagattaatattttttctgaactgTTCTTTGGGCATTAAAGTGAAAAGTGCATTTGGATCTGATTTTGCACATAAAAGTAACTGCTGTGCCCTCCCAGGTGTACCAACCAGGTGTGCAGTCAgctcttgcccttggagatagGATGAGCGAAAGGATTTTCTATTGGCTTGGAGAGCCATCCCTCTCTGGGCAGACAGAGCAACCCTGGACTTCCTGAGCCTTTAGCAGAAACTGGAAGCTAGCAAACCTGCTAGGTCAGTCCAGGAGCCTCTGCCCAAGATC
The DNA window shown above is from Saccopteryx bilineata isolate mSacBil1 chromosome 2, mSacBil1_pri_phased_curated, whole genome shotgun sequence and carries:
- the TCAF2 gene encoding TRPM8 channel-associated factor 2, whose translation is MATTPAAAFEALMNGVTSWDVPKGPVPCELLLSGETSFPVMVNGKGQVLIAASSYSRGRLVVVSHEGYLQDAGLARFLLNAVNWLCPSPGAPVSVHTSLKPLVNILQGSRVEAQVQPEPGKALGVYCINAYNEALTTELIQFVKRGGGLLIGGQAWYWASQHGRDKVLSMFPGNRVTSVAGIYFTDTYGDTGLFKVSKKVPKIPLQVRCGEDLRQDQDELLQGLTELDIKTGGVPSQLLVHGALAFPLGLDASLGCFLAAARYGQGRVVLAAHEGMLCAPKMGPVLLNAVRWLARGRTGKVGVNTSLKNLCTLLSEHGLDCSLEPRLTDSVTVYCCGAYSDTQAQQLQEFVAEGGGLLIGGQAWWWASQNPGRQALAGFPGNVILNGFGLSILPRTLQPGCFPAPTPQMLSYHFRKALSEFQAVLHPGAGNLEKGWLARLRVDGAAFLQIPAAGVPAYLSMHRLIRKMLRLVGLPAVSRENPVASDSCEATVLSLATELAHSGTDCSKLLQGLGCRACPSSLDPSEHPITVDIPGNNPGSNESWVSTGLYVPNGQTAEVSLSEGVASMGLKVQIGCHTDDLTTAKKLSRAPVVTHQCCMDSTTQSVPCLWGGLLYVIVPRGSKLGPVSITIKRAIPAPYYKLGKTSLEEWRSRIHDSPAPWGELATDNIILTVPTTSLRALEDPEPVLRLWDEIMRAVARLAAQPFPFLRPERIVADVQISAGWMHSGYPVMCHLESVEELISETHMRSKGLWGPIHELGHNQQRCGWEFPPHTTEATCNLWSVYVHETVLGIPRAQAHPALSPPNREKRIQEHLGTGARLEKWSVWVALETYLQLQEAFGWEPFTQLFAEYQALSSTPKDNAGRMNLWAKKFSEKVQRNLAPFFKAWGWPIRKDVVESLAGLPLWEGNPLQAHVHAEQQ